The following are encoded in a window of Streptococcus pasteurianus genomic DNA:
- a CDS encoding purine-nucleoside phosphorylase has protein sequence MTTIIEKIEEARQFLVSQSCDAPEFGLILGSGLGELAEEIENAVVIPYEKIPNWGKSTVAGHAGQLVYGDLGGHKVIALQGRFHFYEGNPMELVTFPVRVMKALGCKGLIVTNAAGGIGFGPGTLMAISDHINMTGQNPLIGANLDDFGPRFPDMSDAYTAEYRDTAHKVAEKIGIKLDEGVYLGVSGPCYETPAEIRAFQTLGADAVGMSTVPEVIVAAHSGLKVLGISAITNHAAGFQSSLNHEEVVAVTQQIKEDFKTLVKAVLAEL, from the coding sequence ATGACAACAATTATTGAAAAAATTGAAGAAGCTCGTCAGTTCTTGGTATCACAAAGTTGTGATGCTCCTGAATTTGGTTTGATTTTAGGGTCAGGTCTTGGCGAACTTGCCGAAGAAATTGAAAATGCTGTTGTAATTCCCTATGAAAAAATTCCTAATTGGGGAAAATCAACAGTAGCAGGACACGCTGGACAATTGGTTTATGGTGACCTTGGTGGACACAAAGTCATTGCTCTTCAAGGACGTTTCCATTTTTACGAAGGAAATCCAATGGAATTAGTGACTTTTCCAGTTCGTGTCATGAAGGCTCTTGGTTGTAAAGGACTTATCGTGACAAATGCAGCTGGCGGAATTGGCTTTGGTCCAGGAACATTAATGGCAATTTCAGACCATATTAATATGACAGGACAAAATCCATTGATTGGTGCGAATCTTGATGACTTTGGACCACGTTTCCCAGATATGTCAGATGCTTATACAGCTGAATACCGTGATACTGCTCACAAAGTTGCCGAAAAAATCGGTATCAAACTTGATGAAGGTGTTTATCTTGGTGTTTCTGGACCATGTTACGAAACACCTGCCGAAATTCGTGCTTTCCAAACACTTGGAGCTGATGCGGTTGGTATGTCAACAGTTCCAGAAGTCATCGTTGCTGCTCATTCAGGTTTGAAAGTTTTAGGAATTTCAGCTATTACAAACCATGCCGCAGGTTTCCAAAGTTCACTTAATCATGAAGAAGTTGTTGCTGTTACACAACAAATCAAAGAGGACTTTAAAACTCTAGTTAAGGCTGTCTTGGCAGAATTGTAA
- a CDS encoding phosphopentomutase yields MPTFNRIHLVVLDSVGIGAAPDANNFVNAGVPDGASDTLGHISKTVGLTVPNMAKIGLGNILREAPLKTVPAEAQPSGYATKLEEVSRGKDTMTGHWEIMGLNITDPFDTFFEGFPEEILTKIEEFSGRKIIREANKPYSGTQVIADFGERQMKTGELIVYTSADPVLQIAAHEDVISLEELYKICEFARSITLERPSLLGRIIARPYVGEPSNFTRTANRRDYALSPFAPTVLNKLADAGVPTYGVGKINDIFNGSGITNDMGHNKSNMHGVDTLIKTLQLPEFTKGLSFTNLVDFDAIYGHRRNAAGYRDCLEEFDNRLPEIIDNMKSDDLLLITADHGNDPTYTGTDHTREYVPLLAYSPSFKGNGVLPVGHFADISATIADNFGVETAMIGQSFLEKLV; encoded by the coding sequence ATGCCAACATTTAATCGTATTCACCTTGTAGTTTTAGATTCTGTCGGAATTGGTGCAGCACCAGATGCTAACAATTTTGTCAATGCTGGTGTGCCAGATGGTGCTTCAGATACCCTTGGTCATATTTCAAAAACAGTCGGATTAACTGTTCCGAATATGGCGAAAATTGGTCTTGGAAATATTCTTCGTGAAGCACCTCTAAAAACAGTACCAGCAGAAGCACAGCCAAGTGGTTATGCAACAAAATTAGAAGAAGTATCACGTGGAAAAGATACCATGACAGGGCACTGGGAAATCATGGGGCTTAATATTACAGATCCCTTTGATACTTTCTTTGAAGGATTCCCAGAAGAAATTTTAACAAAAATTGAAGAATTTTCAGGACGTAAAATCATTCGTGAAGCCAACAAACCTTATTCAGGAACACAAGTTATCGCTGACTTTGGTGAACGTCAGATGAAAACAGGTGAATTGATTGTTTACACTTCAGCTGACCCAGTACTTCAAATCGCAGCACATGAAGATGTTATTTCGCTTGAGGAACTTTATAAAATCTGTGAATTTGCTCGTTCCATTACATTAGAACGTCCAAGTTTGCTTGGCCGAATTATTGCTCGTCCGTACGTTGGTGAACCTAGTAATTTCACACGTACAGCTAACCGTCGTGATTATGCTTTATCACCATTTGCACCAACAGTGCTTAATAAATTAGCGGATGCAGGCGTTCCGACTTACGGTGTCGGAAAAATCAATGATATTTTCAATGGTTCAGGTATTACAAACGATATGGGGCACAATAAATCAAATATGCATGGTGTTGATACCTTGATTAAAACCCTACAATTGCCAGAATTTACAAAAGGATTATCATTTACAAACCTTGTTGATTTTGATGCTATATATGGTCACCGTCGTAATGCCGCAGGTTACCGTGATTGTCTAGAAGAATTTGATAATCGTTTGCCTGAAATTATAGACAATATGAAATCAGATGACCTTCTTTTAATCACAGCAGACCATGGTAATGACCCAACTTACACAGGAACAGACCACACACGTGAATACGTTCCGTTATTGGCTTATAGCCCATCATTTAAAGGAAATGGTGTCTTACCAGTCGGACATTTTGCTGATATTTCAGCAACAATCGCTGACAACTTTGGTGTTGAGACAGCCATGATTGGTCAATCTTTCCTAGAAAAATTAGTATAA